A stretch of Schistocerca nitens isolate TAMUIC-IGC-003100 chromosome 6, iqSchNite1.1, whole genome shotgun sequence DNA encodes these proteins:
- the LOC126263723 gene encoding allergen Tha p 1-like isoform X1, whose amino-acid sequence MKSCAFALSLVCLVAAAAAYTTKYDNIDLDDILHNDRLLKKYHECLLSDADTSCTADGKELKAAIPDALTNECSKCNEKQKAGAEKVIRFLIKEKPDLWTPLENKYDPTGSYRQKYGEELKKVSA is encoded by the exons ATGAAGAGCTGCGCCTTCGCCCTGTCGCTGGTGTGCCTGGTGGCTGCTGCCGCCGCCTACACCACCAAGTACGACAATATCGACCTGGACGACATCCTGCACAACGACCGCCTGCTCAAAAAGTACCACGAGTGTTTGTTGTCGGACGCCGACACGTCCTGCACGGCTGACGGCAAAGAGCTCAAGG CCGCCATTCCTGATGCTCTGACCAATGAGTGCTCCAAGTGCAACGAGAAGCAGAAGGCTGGCGCCGAGAAGGTGATCAGGTTCCTTATCAAGGAGAAGCCCGACCTGTGGACGCCGCTGGAGAACAAGTACGACCCCACCGGCAGCTACAGGCAGAAGTACGGCGAGGAGCTGAAAAAGGTCTCCGCTTAA